A stretch of the Streptomyces venezuelae genome encodes the following:
- a CDS encoding tyrosine-protein phosphatase, translating into MTATPSTTVANLRDLGGTLLSGGRTVRTGLVFRSGQLDRLDLDADPAVAALGIRTVLDFRTDIERGEHPDRVPDGARLLVQDVLADKMGSGRVPVAAQLKDILADPILAEEHLGGGKAELLFGDIYRSFVSSASGQAAYRTLLTELADPESGPLLFHCTAGKDRTGWGATVVLALLGADEETLMAEYLSVNPAVRQAFAPMIEGFTAAGGNPDIALALIGVVPGYLRAALDEVSTRYGSMEKYVREGLGVPDETVDALRARLVA; encoded by the coding sequence GTCCACCACCGTCGCCAATCTCCGCGACCTCGGCGGCACCCTGCTCTCCGGCGGTCGCACCGTCCGTACCGGCCTGGTGTTCCGCTCGGGGCAGCTGGACCGGCTGGATCTGGACGCGGACCCGGCGGTGGCCGCGCTGGGGATCCGGACGGTCCTCGATTTCCGCACCGACATCGAGCGCGGTGAGCACCCCGACCGGGTGCCGGACGGGGCCCGGCTGCTGGTGCAGGACGTGCTCGCCGACAAGATGGGCTCGGGCCGAGTGCCGGTCGCCGCGCAGCTCAAGGACATCCTCGCGGACCCGATCCTGGCGGAGGAGCACCTGGGCGGGGGCAAGGCCGAGCTCCTGTTCGGCGACATCTACCGGTCCTTCGTCAGCTCGGCCTCCGGCCAGGCCGCGTACCGCACGCTCCTCACCGAGCTGGCCGACCCGGAGTCCGGGCCGCTGCTGTTCCACTGCACGGCGGGCAAGGACCGGACGGGGTGGGGGGCGACGGTGGTCCTGGCCCTGCTGGGCGCGGACGAGGAGACCCTGATGGCCGAATACCTGTCGGTCAACCCGGCGGTCCGGCAGGCGTTCGCCCCGATGATCGAGGGGTTCACGGCGGCCGGGGGCAACCCGGACATCGCGCTGGCGCTGATCGGCGTGGTGCCGGGATACCTGCGGGCCGCGCTGGACGAGGTCAGCACCCGCTACGGCTCGATGGAGAAGTACGTCCGCGAA